From a region of the Neobacillus niacini genome:
- a CDS encoding peptide chain release factor 3 produces the protein MGNNFKEEVLSRRTFAIISHPDAGKTTLTEKLLLFGGAIRDAGTVKAKKTGKFATSDWMEIEKQRGISVTSSVMQFDYNDFRVNILDTPGHQDFSEDTYRTLMAVDSAVMIIDSAKGIEEQTLKLFKVCRMRGIPIFTFINKLDRQGKAPLELLAELEEVLGIESYPMNWPIGMGKEFLGIYDRYYNRIEQFRVNEEDRFISLNSEGEIEGEHPLKASGLYDQTLEEIMLLNEAGNDFSPEKVADGKITPVFFGSALTTFGVQTFLETYLQFAPAPMARNSSIGEINPLAEQFSGFVFKIQANMNPAHRDRIAFVRICSGKFERGMTVNIPRLGKQIKLSQSTSFMAEERNTVDEAVSGDIIGLYDTGTYQIGDTITAGKDNFQFERLPQFTPELFVRVSAKNVMKQKSFYKGIQQLVQEGAIQLYKTVKTDDYLLGAVGQLQFEVFEHRMRNEYNAEVLMERIGSKIGRWIEGDVVDENLSSSRSLLVKDRFDHYVFLFENDFALRWFQEKNPDVKLYNPMDQHE, from the coding sequence ATGGGTAACAATTTTAAAGAAGAGGTATTATCGCGTAGAACCTTTGCGATTATATCTCACCCGGATGCCGGGAAAACAACATTAACAGAAAAATTATTATTATTCGGCGGAGCGATTCGTGACGCTGGTACGGTAAAAGCTAAAAAAACAGGTAAGTTTGCGACAAGTGACTGGATGGAAATTGAAAAGCAACGTGGAATCTCTGTTACGTCCAGCGTTATGCAATTTGATTATAATGATTTTCGTGTCAATATTTTGGACACTCCAGGACACCAGGATTTCAGTGAAGATACGTATCGTACGTTAATGGCTGTTGATAGTGCAGTTATGATTATCGATTCTGCTAAAGGGATTGAGGAACAAACGTTAAAGCTATTTAAAGTATGCCGGATGCGTGGAATTCCAATTTTTACTTTTATTAATAAGCTGGACCGTCAGGGGAAAGCGCCCTTAGAGCTCCTTGCTGAATTAGAAGAGGTTCTTGGAATTGAGTCATATCCGATGAACTGGCCAATTGGGATGGGCAAAGAGTTTCTTGGGATTTATGACCGTTATTACAATCGAATTGAACAATTTAGAGTAAATGAGGAAGACCGTTTCATATCATTAAATAGTGAAGGGGAAATAGAAGGAGAACATCCATTAAAGGCTTCTGGACTTTATGACCAAACGCTGGAAGAGATTATGCTTTTAAATGAGGCTGGTAATGATTTCTCTCCTGAAAAAGTTGCAGATGGTAAGATTACCCCGGTTTTCTTTGGCTCTGCGTTAACAACTTTTGGGGTCCAAACCTTTTTAGAGACATACCTGCAATTTGCTCCTGCTCCGATGGCTCGAAATTCATCGATAGGAGAAATTAATCCGCTTGCTGAACAGTTTTCAGGATTTGTCTTTAAAATTCAGGCAAACATGAACCCAGCCCATCGTGACAGGATTGCTTTCGTCCGTATTTGTTCAGGTAAATTTGAACGAGGAATGACGGTAAATATACCACGCTTAGGTAAACAGATTAAGCTTTCTCAATCCACTTCTTTTATGGCTGAGGAAAGAAACACGGTGGATGAGGCTGTCAGCGGGGACATTATTGGTCTCTATGATACTGGTACTTACCAAATTGGTGATACCATAACTGCAGGTAAAGATAATTTTCAATTTGAAAGACTGCCTCAATTTACACCAGAGCTTTTTGTTAGGGTTTCTGCAAAAAATGTAATGAAACAAAAATCATTTTATAAAGGGATTCAACAGCTGGTTCAGGAAGGTGCCATTCAACTGTACAAAACAGTCAAAACAGATGATTACCTGTTAGGTGCGGTTGGACAGCTGCAATTTGAGGTTTTTGAACATCGAATGAGAAATGAATACAATGCAGAGGTATTGATGGAACGAATTGGTTCTAAAATTGGCAGATGGATAGAAGGAGATGTTGTTGATGAAAATCTCTCGAGTTCTAGAAGTCTGCTTGTAAAGGATCGCTTTGATCATTATGTCTTTTTATTTGAAAATGACTTTGCGCTTCGTTGGTTCCAAGAAAAAAATCCAGACGTGAAGCTTTATAACCCTATGGATCAGCACGAGTAG